From one Streptomyces mobaraensis genomic stretch:
- a CDS encoding alkyl hydroperoxide reductase has product MALDELKSAIPDYAKDLKLNLGSVIGNSDLPQQQLWGTVLACAIATRSPIVLRELEPEAKANLSPEAYTAAKAAAAIMAMNNVYYRTRHLLSDPEYGNLRAGLRMNVIGNPGVEKVDFELWSLAVSAINGCGMCLDSHEQVLRKAGVARETIQEAFKIASVLQAVGATLDAEAVLNG; this is encoded by the coding sequence ATGGCTCTCGATGAACTGAAGTCCGCCATACCGGACTACGCCAAGGACCTGAAGCTGAACCTCGGCTCGGTCATCGGCAACTCCGACCTTCCGCAGCAGCAGCTGTGGGGCACCGTCCTCGCCTGCGCGATCGCGACCCGTTCGCCGATCGTCCTGCGCGAGCTGGAGCCCGAGGCGAAGGCGAACCTGTCCCCGGAGGCGTACACCGCCGCCAAGGCCGCCGCCGCCATCATGGCGATGAACAACGTCTACTACCGCACCCGGCACCTGCTGTCGGACCCGGAGTACGGCAACCTGCGCGCGGGTCTGCGGATGAACGTCATCGGCAACCCGGGCGTGGAGAAGGTCGACTTCGAGCTGTGGTCCCTGGCCGTCTCCGCCATCAACGGCTGCGGCATGTGCCTCGACTCGCACGAGCAGGTGCTGCGCAAGGCCGGTGTGGCCCGCGAGACGATCCAGGAGGCGTTCAAGATCGCCTCCGTGCTCCAGGCCGTCGGCGCCACGCTCGACGCCGAGGCCGTTCTCAACGGCTGA
- a CDS encoding AI-2E family transporter — MSRLPQWLDRVGSGLTRLSQRLEERKARTDPDGVPAWARPPAGDSTPGRPVHEPADGGAAAPGPVGPAASEPGAPAAPSRTGSAESVASAEPSAAAPDEAPAPGTSSASADRTPPPSAAAVLAEPPRPDPVSAVPWGVRVAAEAGWRLLVLAGTLWVLMRVISAVQLVVLAFVAGLLITALLQPTVATLVRRGLPRGLAAALTFISGFVIMGLVGWFVVWQVMDNADDLSGKLETGLHDLKEWLRTSPFHVTQDQIDNITDNLTKALRSNTDEITSAGIQGVQVIIETLTGIVLAMFTTLFLLYDGPRIWRWVLRLVPSAAREGVAGAGPRAWATLTAYVRGTVIVAMIDAICIGIGLYFLKVPMAVPLAVFIFLFAFIPLVGAVVSGALAVVVALVTEGVFTATMVLVVVLAVQQIEGHVLQPFILGRAVRVHPLAVVLSVAAGSMIAGIGGAVVAVPLVAVTNTVVGYLKAYSRGEVPGERLE, encoded by the coding sequence ATGTCCAGATTGCCACAATGGCTCGACAGGGTCGGCTCGGGCCTGACGCGGCTCTCCCAGCGGCTGGAGGAGCGCAAGGCGCGCACCGACCCGGACGGTGTGCCCGCCTGGGCGCGGCCGCCGGCCGGCGACTCCACCCCCGGGCGACCGGTCCACGAGCCGGCGGACGGGGGAGCCGCCGCGCCCGGACCCGTAGGACCCGCCGCGTCCGAACCGGGAGCACCCGCCGCACCCTCCCGGACCGGATCGGCCGAATCCGTCGCATCCGCCGAACCGTCCGCCGCCGCACCCGACGAGGCACCGGCCCCGGGGACGAGCTCAGCCTCGGCCGACCGGACCCCGCCCCCTTCCGCCGCGGCCGTCCTCGCCGAACCGCCGCGTCCCGACCCCGTCTCCGCCGTGCCCTGGGGCGTCCGCGTCGCCGCCGAGGCCGGCTGGCGACTGCTGGTGCTCGCGGGAACGCTGTGGGTGCTGATGCGCGTCATCAGCGCGGTGCAGCTGGTGGTGCTGGCGTTCGTCGCGGGCCTTTTGATCACGGCGCTGCTCCAGCCGACCGTCGCGACGCTCGTCCGACGGGGCCTTCCCCGGGGACTCGCGGCGGCCCTGACCTTCATCTCGGGCTTCGTGATCATGGGACTGGTCGGCTGGTTCGTGGTCTGGCAGGTGATGGACAACGCCGACGACCTGTCCGGGAAGCTGGAGACGGGCCTCCACGACCTGAAGGAATGGCTGCGGACCAGTCCGTTCCATGTCACCCAGGACCAGATCGACAACATCACCGACAACCTGACCAAGGCGCTCCGGTCCAACACGGACGAGATCACCTCGGCGGGCATACAGGGCGTCCAGGTCATCATCGAGACCCTGACCGGGATCGTCCTGGCGATGTTCACCACCCTCTTCCTGCTCTACGACGGGCCGAGGATCTGGCGCTGGGTGCTCAGGCTGGTGCCGAGCGCGGCCCGCGAGGGTGTCGCCGGGGCGGGGCCGCGCGCGTGGGCGACGCTCACCGCGTATGTGCGGGGCACGGTGATAGTGGCCATGATCGATGCGATCTGCATCGGCATCGGCCTCTACTTCCTCAAGGTGCCGATGGCCGTGCCGCTGGCCGTCTTCATCTTCCTCTTCGCCTTCATCCCGCTCGTCGGTGCCGTGGTCTCCGGCGCGCTGGCGGTCGTGGTGGCGCTGGTCACAGAGGGTGTCTTCACGGCGACGATGGTGCTGGTGGTCGTGCTGGCCGTGCAGCAGATAGAGGGGCACGTCCTCCAGCCGTTCATCCTCGGCCGGGCGGTCCGCGTGCATCCGCTGGCGGTGGTGCTCTCCGTGGCGGCCGGCTCGATGATCGCCGGGATCGGCGGCGCGGTGGTGGCGGTGCCGCTGGTGGCGGTGACCAATACGGTCGTCGGCTATCTGAAGGCGTACTCCCGGGGCGAGGTCCCGGGCGAACGCCTGGAGTGA
- a CDS encoding LysR substrate-binding domain-containing protein produces the protein MGSTESFIPRNRAARGAAPQEPAARPGGAKASSGRPRQPSLAQLRAFAAVAEHLHFRDAATAISMSQPALSGAVSALEESLGIQLFERTTRRVLLSPAGERLAARARTVLDAVGDFMEEAEAARAPFTGVLRLGVIPTVAPYLLPTVLRLVQEVYPDLDLQVHEEQTSSLLDGLTQGRLDLLLLAVPLGAPGVTEMPLFDEDFVLVTPCDHELAGRADVPRSALRDLDLLLLDEGHCLRDQALDVCREAGRAPGASVATSASGLSTLVQLVGGGLGVTLLPRTAVRVEAARSDRLATSCFAAPPPSRRIALAMRSGAARQSEFEEFADALRDALSSLPVRIVG, from the coding sequence ATGGGCTCGACGGAATCGTTCATACCGCGGAACCGGGCCGCCCGGGGCGCCGCGCCCCAGGAGCCGGCCGCCCGCCCGGGCGGGGCGAAGGCGTCGTCCGGCCGGCCCCGCCAGCCCAGCCTGGCCCAGCTCAGGGCGTTCGCGGCGGTCGCCGAGCACCTGCACTTCCGGGACGCCGCCACGGCCATCTCGATGAGCCAGCCGGCGCTCTCGGGCGCCGTCTCGGCCCTGGAGGAGTCGCTCGGGATTCAGCTCTTCGAGCGTACGACGCGGAGAGTGCTGCTCAGCCCGGCGGGTGAACGGCTGGCCGCGCGGGCCCGGACGGTGCTGGACGCCGTCGGCGACTTCATGGAGGAGGCCGAGGCCGCCCGCGCACCCTTCACCGGCGTACTGCGGCTGGGCGTCATCCCCACCGTGGCCCCGTATCTGCTGCCCACCGTGCTCCGGCTGGTCCAGGAGGTCTATCCCGACCTCGACCTCCAGGTGCACGAGGAGCAGACCTCGTCCCTCCTCGACGGCCTCACCCAGGGCAGGCTGGACCTGCTGCTGCTCGCGGTGCCGCTCGGCGCCCCCGGGGTCACCGAAATGCCTCTCTTCGACGAGGACTTCGTCCTGGTCACGCCCTGCGACCACGAACTGGCCGGGCGCGCGGACGTCCCGCGCAGCGCGCTGCGCGACCTCGACCTGCTGCTCCTGGACGAGGGCCACTGCCTGCGCGACCAGGCCCTCGACGTCTGCCGCGAGGCCGGCCGCGCCCCCGGCGCATCCGTGGCCACCAGCGCGTCCGGCCTGTCCACGCTGGTCCAGCTCGTCGGCGGCGGGCTCGGCGTCACGCTGCTGCCCCGGACGGCCGTCCGCGTCGAGGCCGCCCGCAGCGACCGCCTCGCCACCAGCTGCTTCGCCGCGCCCCCACCCTCCCGCCGGATCGCCCTGGCCATGCGCTCGGGCGCGGCGCGGCAGAGCGAGTTCGAGGAGTTCGCGGACGCCTTGCGGGACGCGCTGAGCTCGTTGCCGGTTCGTATCGTGGGCTGA
- a CDS encoding peroxiredoxin, which translates to MLTVGDKFPEFDLTACVDLDADKAFAQIDHKTYEGKWKVVFFWPKDFTFVCPTEIAAFGKLNDEFADRDAQILGVSGDSEFVHHAWRKDHADLRDLPFPMLADAKHELMRACGVEGEDGYAQRAVFIVDQNNEIQFVMVTAGSVGRNPKEVLRVLDALQTDELCPCNWSKGDETLDPVALLSGE; encoded by the coding sequence GTGCTCACTGTCGGTGACAAGTTCCCCGAGTTCGACCTGACCGCCTGTGTGGACCTCGACGCGGACAAGGCTTTCGCGCAGATCGACCACAAGACCTACGAGGGCAAGTGGAAGGTCGTCTTCTTCTGGCCGAAGGACTTCACCTTCGTCTGCCCGACCGAGATCGCCGCATTCGGCAAGCTGAACGACGAGTTCGCCGACCGTGACGCCCAGATCCTCGGCGTCTCCGGTGACTCGGAGTTCGTCCACCACGCCTGGCGCAAGGACCACGCCGACCTGCGTGACCTGCCCTTCCCGATGCTGGCCGACGCCAAGCACGAGCTGATGCGCGCCTGCGGCGTCGAGGGCGAGGACGGCTACGCCCAGCGCGCCGTCTTCATCGTCGACCAGAACAACGAGATCCAGTTCGTCATGGTGACCGCCGGCTCCGTCGGCCGTAACCCCAAGGAGGTCCTGCGGGTCCTCGACGCCCTGCAGACCGACGAGCTGTGCCCCTGCAACTGGAGCAAGGGCGACGAGACCCTCGACCCGGTCGCGCTCCTCTCGGGCGAGTGA
- a CDS encoding aggregation-promoting factor C-terminal-like domain-containing protein produces MSRISVRGFAVASATAVTTVGAVVGVAQGDEQGKTTTGGVQAAAADTTLLAELPAGQNAVQTASLTEQADTQVGVAQTIAKKEAEEAARKQAAEDASAKKEAAEAAAKKEAEEKAKEKAERDREKKDKDEVASRSATRDSVDIPVKGSYSTAEVQAIARQIVPADQFQCFSNIVNNESSWDYTATNASSGAYGLVQALPAEKMSSAGADWRTNPATQIKWGLSYMNERYHSPCGAWSFWQANSWY; encoded by the coding sequence GTGAGCCGGATCTCGGTCCGGGGATTCGCCGTGGCCTCCGCCACCGCGGTCACCACCGTCGGCGCCGTCGTGGGCGTCGCCCAGGGCGACGAGCAGGGTAAGACGACGACCGGCGGAGTGCAGGCCGCCGCGGCCGACACGACGCTCCTCGCGGAACTTCCCGCCGGGCAGAACGCCGTCCAGACCGCTTCGCTGACGGAGCAGGCGGACACCCAGGTCGGCGTGGCCCAGACGATCGCCAAGAAGGAAGCCGAGGAGGCCGCCCGCAAGCAGGCCGCCGAGGACGCCAGCGCCAAGAAGGAAGCCGCCGAGGCCGCCGCCAAGAAGGAGGCGGAGGAGAAGGCCAAGGAGAAGGCGGAGAGGGACCGGGAGAAGAAGGACAAGGACGAGGTCGCGAGCCGTTCGGCGACGCGCGACTCCGTCGACATCCCGGTCAAGGGCTCCTACAGCACCGCCGAGGTGCAGGCGATAGCCCGGCAGATCGTTCCCGCCGACCAGTTCCAGTGCTTCAGCAACATCGTGAACAACGAGAGCAGCTGGGACTACACGGCCACCAACGCCTCCTCCGGTGCCTACGGCCTCGTCCAGGCGCTCCCCGCCGAGAAGATGTCCTCCGCGGGCGCCGACTGGCGGACCAACCCGGCCACCCAGATCAAGTGGGGCCTCAGCTACATGAACGAGCGGTACCACAGCCCGTGTGGCGCCTGGTCCTTCTGGCAGGCCAACAGCTGGTACTAG
- a CDS encoding PhoH family protein: MVTSKKRRENDRRTYVLDTSVLLADPGAMCRFEEHEVVLPVVVVTELEAKRHHPELGYFARKALRRLDEYRVQFGRLDAPIPIGELGGSLRVELNHSDPAILPVGFRLGDNDSRILAVARNLQAEGYDVTVVSKDLPLRIKASSVGLLAEEYRAELAITDSGWTGMAELSVTAEQVDELFAAERTYIPEAVELPVHTGLVLQSPRGKALGRVTADGAVRLVRGDREAFGIHGRSAEQRVALDLLLDPDVGIVSLGGRAGTGKSALALCAGLEAVLERRQHRKVMVFRPLYAVGGQELGYLPGSESEKMSPWAQAVFDTLSAVTTAEVIEEVVGRGMLEVLPLTHIRGRSLHDAFVVVDEAQSLERNVLLTVLSRIGANSRVVLTHDVAQRDNLRVGRYDGVAAVVEKLKGHPLFSHVTLTRSERSPIAALVTEMLEDGRI, from the coding sequence GTGGTGACCAGCAAGAAGCGCCGTGAGAACGACCGGCGCACCTATGTCCTCGACACCAGCGTCCTGCTGGCTGATCCAGGCGCCATGTGCCGCTTCGAGGAGCACGAGGTGGTGCTGCCCGTCGTGGTGGTCACGGAGTTGGAGGCCAAGAGGCACCATCCGGAGCTCGGTTACTTCGCCCGGAAGGCCCTGCGCCGACTCGACGAGTACCGGGTGCAGTTCGGCCGGCTCGACGCACCGATCCCCATCGGGGAGCTCGGCGGAAGCCTGCGGGTCGAGCTCAACCACTCCGATCCGGCCATACTGCCGGTCGGATTCCGCCTGGGGGACAACGACTCGCGCATCCTCGCGGTCGCCCGCAACCTCCAGGCGGAGGGGTACGACGTCACGGTGGTCTCCAAGGACCTGCCGCTGCGCATCAAGGCGTCGTCGGTGGGCCTGCTGGCCGAGGAGTACCGGGCGGAGCTGGCCATCACCGACTCGGGCTGGACGGGGATGGCGGAGCTGTCCGTCACCGCCGAGCAGGTGGACGAACTGTTCGCCGCCGAACGGACATACATCCCGGAAGCGGTCGAACTGCCCGTCCATACCGGCCTGGTGCTCCAGTCGCCGCGGGGCAAGGCGCTGGGCCGGGTGACGGCCGACGGCGCGGTGCGCCTGGTCCGCGGCGACCGTGAGGCGTTCGGCATCCACGGGCGCAGCGCCGAGCAGCGCGTCGCGCTGGACCTGCTGCTCGACCCGGACGTGGGCATCGTCTCGCTGGGCGGCCGGGCCGGCACCGGCAAGTCGGCGCTGGCGCTCTGCGCCGGCCTGGAGGCGGTGCTGGAGCGGCGGCAGCACCGGAAGGTGATGGTGTTCCGTCCGCTGTACGCGGTCGGGGGCCAGGAGTTGGGCTATCTGCCCGGCAGCGAGTCGGAGAAGATGAGCCCCTGGGCCCAGGCGGTCTTCGACACGCTCTCGGCGGTGACCACGGCCGAGGTGATCGAGGAGGTCGTGGGGCGCGGGATGCTGGAGGTGCTGCCGCTGACGCACATCCGCGGGCGGTCGCTGCACGACGCGTTCGTCGTCGTGGACGAGGCCCAGTCGCTGGAGCGCAACGTCCTGCTCACCGTGCTCTCCCGCATCGGCGCCAACTCCCGTGTCGTCCTCACCCATGACGTGGCCCAGCGCGACAACCTGCGGGTCGGGCGGTACGACGGGGTGGCGGCGGTGGTGGAGAAGCTGAAGGGGCACCCGTTGTTCTCGCATGTGACCCTGACGCGTTCGGAGCGGTCGCCGATCGCGGCGCTGGTCACGGAGATGCTGGAGGACGGGCGCATCTGA